A window from Mycolicibacterium tokaiense encodes these proteins:
- a CDS encoding GntR family transcriptional regulator, whose translation MGAESVGRGGAGSSEEDPPPGGSDDDLRLLAARRSQGHQSIGSMVYDILKEAILDGTLRPGLKLRQEVLAEKIGVSRVPVRSALIQLGADGLVQLRGRRSAVVRSITAAQVREIYELRAVLESHAVRVSMVGMTSQRLARLRELAQVVDAEQEGPEFVDARSEFYAELYDATNNPTLWELIEQLRLKVGRYLLGWRMVEVTPHSHESLLEAVSRNDVDTAVRDICHHLELVRDGVLEKLEDETP comes from the coding sequence ATGGGGGCAGAATCTGTGGGTAGGGGCGGGGCTGGATCGAGCGAGGAAGATCCGCCTCCCGGCGGTAGCGACGACGACCTGAGACTGCTGGCTGCGCGGCGTTCTCAGGGGCACCAGTCCATCGGTTCGATGGTCTACGACATCCTCAAGGAGGCGATCCTCGACGGCACACTTCGACCCGGCTTGAAGCTCCGGCAGGAGGTGCTTGCCGAGAAGATCGGTGTCTCCCGAGTTCCCGTGCGCTCGGCGCTGATTCAGCTCGGTGCCGACGGCCTGGTTCAGTTGCGCGGCCGCCGCAGTGCGGTGGTCAGATCCATCACCGCCGCCCAGGTTCGCGAGATCTACGAACTGCGGGCGGTGCTGGAGTCCCATGCTGTCCGGGTGTCCATGGTCGGCATGACGTCCCAGCGGCTGGCACGGTTGCGGGAACTGGCGCAGGTGGTCGACGCAGAGCAGGAGGGACCCGAATTCGTGGACGCGCGTTCGGAGTTCTACGCCGAACTCTACGACGCCACGAACAACCCGACGCTGTGGGAACTCATAGAACAACTGCGGCTCAAAGTGGGCAGATACCTTCTCGGCTGGCGGATGGTAGAGGTGACGCCACACTCCCACGAGAGCTTGCTCGAGGCGGTGTCCCGCAATGATGTCGACACTGCCGTCCGAGACATCTGCCACCATCTGGAACTGGTGCGAGACGGTGTATTGGAGAAGCTGGAGGACGAGACGCCCTGA
- a CDS encoding bifunctional [glutamine synthetase] adenylyltransferase/[glutamine synthetase]-adenylyl-L-tyrosine phosphorylase: MPASKPVTQRPKLPSVGRLGLVEATARTALTRLGWDTDDHIELLWSLSRAPDADAALLAMVRLADALGPNWDELNTALLKDKALRGRLLAVLGSSLALGDHLVANPDSWRLLQGQIQLPSAPQLKQIFLAAVADVTAETSTASVVPTLRKLYRDHLLVLAALDVAPTVENEPVLAFPTVGAHLSDMADAALAAALHVATTIVCKGAEAPRLAVIAMGKCGARELNYVSDVDVIFVGERADATETRVAGEMMRLASETFFEVDAALRPEGKRGQLVRTLESHIAYYERWAKTWEFQALLKARPAVGDAELGQQYLDALMPMVWTACEREDFVPDVQAMRRRVVELVPADVRSREIKLGTGGLRDVEFAVQLLQLVHGRNDDSLHVTSTVEALAALGAGGYVGRDDAANMTASYEFLRLLEHRLQLQRLKRTHMLPAPEDDEALRWLARAAHVRPDGQHDALGVLREELKRQSVRVSRLHAKLFYQPLLESVDRAVDFTVGPGREGMTNEAAERQLAALGYQAPHSALTHLAALTSQGGRRARVQAVLLPTLLDWLSDTPDPDAGLLAYRRISESLADARWYLASLRDESAVAKRLMHVLGTSAYVPDLLMRAPEVIQQYADGPSGPKLLEVEPDGLGRSLVAAAGRYADPVKAIAAARTLRRRELARIASADLLGMLDVRSVCTALTSVWVAVLQSALDAVTRANTPADGKAPAKIAVIGMGRLGGGELGYGSDADVMFVCEPADGVEETRAVKWSVSIAEQVRALLGTPSADPPLEVDINLRPEGRNGPLVRTLSSYAAYYQQWAQPWEIQALLRAHRVAGDLELGEQFLLLADATRYPAGGVSEQAVQEIRRIKARVDAERLPRGADPNTHTKLGRGGLADIEWTVQLLQLRFAHRIPALHNTSTLDSLDAIGAAELIAEGDVDLLRQAWLTATKARNALVLVRGKPTDQLPGPGRQLNAVAVAAGWHNDDGSEFLDNYLRVTRRAKAVVRKVFGG, translated from the coding sequence GTGCCTGCCTCCAAACCCGTCACGCAGCGTCCCAAGCTGCCCAGCGTCGGACGGCTGGGACTGGTCGAGGCGACTGCCCGGACCGCCCTGACCCGCCTGGGCTGGGACACCGACGACCACATCGAACTGCTCTGGTCGCTCTCGCGCGCTCCCGATGCGGACGCCGCCCTGCTGGCGATGGTGCGTCTGGCCGATGCGCTGGGCCCGAATTGGGATGAACTGAACACTGCGCTGCTCAAGGACAAAGCGCTGCGCGGCCGGTTGCTGGCGGTGCTGGGGTCCTCCCTGGCCCTGGGCGATCACCTGGTGGCCAACCCCGATTCGTGGCGGCTGCTGCAGGGGCAGATCCAGCTGCCGTCGGCACCGCAGCTCAAGCAGATCTTCCTGGCCGCGGTCGCCGACGTCACCGCCGAAACCTCCACGGCCAGTGTCGTTCCCACGCTGCGCAAGCTCTACCGCGACCACCTGCTGGTGCTCGCCGCCCTCGACGTCGCCCCCACCGTGGAGAACGAGCCGGTGCTGGCGTTCCCCACGGTCGGCGCGCACCTGTCCGACATGGCCGACGCCGCTCTGGCCGCCGCGCTGCACGTGGCCACCACGATCGTCTGCAAGGGCGCCGAGGCGCCGCGACTGGCCGTGATCGCGATGGGCAAGTGCGGCGCGCGGGAACTCAACTACGTCTCCGACGTCGACGTCATCTTCGTGGGGGAGCGAGCGGATGCCACCGAGACCCGGGTGGCCGGGGAGATGATGCGGCTGGCCTCGGAGACCTTCTTCGAGGTGGACGCGGCGCTGCGCCCCGAAGGCAAGCGCGGGCAGTTGGTGCGCACCCTCGAATCCCACATCGCCTACTACGAGCGGTGGGCCAAGACCTGGGAGTTCCAGGCGTTGTTGAAGGCACGTCCGGCGGTGGGCGACGCCGAGCTGGGACAGCAGTATCTCGACGCGCTGATGCCGATGGTGTGGACAGCCTGTGAGCGTGAGGACTTCGTGCCCGACGTGCAGGCGATGCGGCGCCGGGTGGTCGAGCTGGTGCCCGCCGACGTGCGCAGCCGCGAGATCAAACTCGGCACCGGCGGGTTGCGTGACGTCGAGTTCGCGGTGCAGCTCCTGCAACTGGTGCATGGCCGCAACGACGATTCACTACACGTCACCTCCACGGTCGAAGCGCTCGCGGCGCTGGGCGCCGGCGGGTACGTCGGCCGCGACGACGCCGCCAACATGACGGCCTCGTATGAGTTCCTGCGGCTGCTCGAGCACCGCCTGCAGCTGCAGCGCCTCAAACGTACCCACATGCTGCCCGCACCCGAGGACGACGAGGCGCTGCGCTGGCTGGCCCGCGCCGCCCACGTGCGTCCCGACGGCCAGCACGACGCTCTCGGCGTGCTGCGCGAGGAACTCAAACGCCAGAGCGTGCGGGTGTCGCGGCTGCACGCCAAGCTCTTCTACCAGCCGCTGCTCGAATCCGTGGACCGCGCAGTCGATTTCACGGTGGGCCCGGGCCGGGAGGGCATGACCAACGAGGCGGCCGAGCGGCAGCTGGCCGCCCTGGGCTACCAGGCTCCACACAGTGCGCTGACCCATCTGGCGGCGCTGACCAGCCAGGGCGGCCGACGGGCCCGGGTGCAGGCGGTGCTGCTGCCGACCCTGCTGGACTGGCTGTCGGACACCCCCGATCCCGATGCGGGGCTGCTGGCCTACCGCCGGATCAGCGAATCGTTGGCCGACGCGCGCTGGTATCTGGCCAGCCTGCGCGACGAGAGCGCCGTGGCCAAGCGGCTGATGCACGTGCTGGGCACCTCGGCCTACGTGCCGGACCTGTTGATGCGTGCGCCGGAGGTCATCCAGCAGTACGCCGACGGCCCGTCGGGGCCCAAACTGCTCGAGGTCGAACCCGACGGGTTGGGCCGCTCACTGGTGGCTGCGGCCGGCCGGTACGCCGACCCGGTGAAGGCCATCGCCGCCGCCCGCACCCTGCGCCGCCGCGAACTGGCCCGCATCGCGTCGGCGGACCTGTTGGGCATGCTCGACGTGCGCTCGGTGTGCACGGCGCTGACCTCGGTCTGGGTGGCGGTGCTGCAGTCGGCGCTGGACGCGGTGACCCGCGCCAACACCCCTGCGGACGGGAAGGCCCCGGCCAAGATCGCGGTCATCGGCATGGGCCGCCTCGGCGGCGGCGAACTGGGCTACGGCTCCGACGCCGACGTGATGTTCGTGTGTGAACCCGCCGACGGGGTCGAGGAGACCCGGGCGGTGAAGTGGTCGGTGTCGATCGCCGAGCAGGTACGCGCACTGCTGGGCACTCCGAGCGCGGACCCGCCGCTCGAGGTCGACATCAACCTGCGCCCCGAGGGCCGCAACGGCCCGCTGGTGCGCACCCTGTCCTCCTACGCCGCCTACTACCAGCAGTGGGCTCAGCCATGGGAAATCCAGGCGCTGCTGCGTGCTCACCGCGTGGCCGGCGACCTCGAGCTCGGAGAGCAGTTCCTGCTGCTGGCCGACGCCACCCGCTACCCGGCGGGTGGGGTGTCCGAGCAGGCGGTGCAGGAGATCCGCCGCATCAAGGCCCGGGTGGACGCCGAGCGGCTACCCCGCGGAGCGGATCCGAACACCCACACCAAACTGGGCCGCGGCGGGCTGGCCGACATCGAATGGACGGTTCAGCTGCTGCAACTGCGCTTCGCCCACCGCATCCCCGCCCTGCACAACACCTCGACGCTGGACTCCCTGGACGCCATCGGCGCGGCCGAACTGATCGCCGAGGGAGACGTGGACCTGCTCCGGCAGGCCTGGCTGACTGCAACCAAGGCGCGCAACGCCCTGGTGCTGGTGCGCGGCAAGCCCACCGACCAGTTGCCCGGGCCGGGACGGCAGCTCAATGCCGTGGCGGTGGCCGCCGGGTGGCACAACGACGACGGCAGCGAGTTCCTGGACAACTACCTGCGGGTGACGCGGCGGGCGAAGGCCGTGGTTCGCAAGGTGTTCGGGGGATGA
- the glnA gene encoding type I glutamate--ammonia ligase has translation MDRQKEFVLRTLEERDIRFVRLWFTDVLGFLKSVAIAPAELEGAFEEGIGFDGSSIEGFARVSESDTVARPDPSTFQVLPWTTSGGDHHSARMFCDITMPDGSPSWADSRHVLRRQLAKASDLGFSCYVHPEIEFFLLQPGPYDGSVPVPADNGGYFDQAVHDSAPNFRRHAIDALEQMGISVEFSHHEGAPGQQEIDLRYADALSMADNVMTFRYLVKEVALGEGVRASFMPKPFAEYPGSAMHTHMSLFEGDTNAFHSPDDPLQLSDVGKSFIAGILEHASEISAVTNQWVNSYKRLVHGGEAPTAASWGAANRSALVRVPMYTPNKASSRRVEVRSPDSACNPYLAFAVLLAAGLRGVEKGYVLGPQAEDNVWSLTSEERRAMGYRELPGSLGYALEAMEGSELVAEALGEHVFDFFLRNKRTEWETYRSKVTPYELETYLSL, from the coding sequence ATGGATCGTCAGAAGGAATTCGTGCTGCGCACGCTCGAGGAACGGGACATCCGTTTCGTGCGACTGTGGTTCACCGACGTGCTCGGATTCCTCAAGTCGGTGGCCATCGCGCCCGCCGAACTCGAGGGTGCCTTCGAAGAGGGCATCGGCTTTGACGGATCCTCCATCGAGGGCTTTGCCCGGGTGTCGGAATCGGACACCGTGGCCAGGCCCGATCCCTCGACCTTCCAGGTGCTGCCGTGGACCACCAGCGGAGGGGACCACCACTCCGCCCGCATGTTCTGCGACATCACCATGCCCGACGGATCACCCTCGTGGGCGGACTCGCGCCACGTGCTGCGCCGCCAGCTCGCCAAGGCCAGCGACCTCGGCTTCTCCTGCTACGTGCACCCGGAGATCGAGTTCTTCCTGCTGCAGCCCGGTCCCTATGACGGCAGCGTCCCGGTGCCCGCCGACAACGGCGGCTACTTCGACCAGGCCGTGCACGACTCCGCGCCGAACTTCCGCCGGCACGCCATCGACGCGCTGGAACAGATGGGCATCTCGGTGGAGTTCAGCCACCACGAGGGTGCGCCCGGCCAGCAGGAGATCGACCTGCGCTACGCCGATGCCCTGTCGATGGCCGACAACGTGATGACTTTCCGCTACCTGGTCAAAGAGGTTGCCCTGGGTGAGGGTGTGCGGGCGTCGTTCATGCCCAAGCCGTTCGCGGAGTACCCGGGCTCGGCCATGCACACCCACATGAGCCTGTTCGAGGGTGACACCAACGCCTTCCACAGCCCCGACGACCCGTTGCAGCTCTCCGACGTCGGCAAGTCCTTCATCGCCGGCATCCTCGAGCACGCCAGCGAGATCAGTGCCGTCACCAACCAGTGGGTGAACTCCTACAAGCGTCTGGTCCACGGCGGCGAGGCGCCCACCGCGGCGTCCTGGGGGGCCGCCAATCGCTCTGCCCTGGTGCGGGTCCCGATGTACACGCCGAACAAGGCGTCGTCGCGCCGGGTCGAGGTGCGCAGCCCCGACTCGGCCTGCAACCCCTACCTGGCCTTCGCGGTGCTGCTGGCCGCCGGTCTGCGCGGGGTCGAGAAGGGCTACGTTCTGGGCCCGCAGGCCGAGGACAACGTGTGGAGCCTGACCTCGGAGGAGCGCCGGGCCATGGGCTACCGCGAGTTGCCCGGCAGCCTCGGCTACGCGCTGGAGGCCATGGAGGGCTCCGAACTGGTGGCCGAGGCCTTGGGCGAGCACGTCTTCGACTTCTTCCTGCGCAACAAGCGCACGGAGTGGGAGACCTACCGCAGCAAGGTCACCCCGTACGAGCTGGAGACCTACCTGTCCCTGTAG
- a CDS encoding alpha/beta hydrolase translates to MLHTRLPGSMLLSIALLAGVAAPAAQAEPAQPAAQQQVWTDCARFGYGPEMLPTAQCTTVSVPQAELAVIKIPASGERIGPLFVNPGGPGASAVDTVAGMGRALAGSPVNEHFDLVGVDPRGIGHSTPQLRCRTDAEFDAWRRDPMVDYTPAGVAAIEARYREFAQQCADRMGTEFLAAVGAVDAARDLDTVRQILGDDQLNYLGFSYGTQIGTSYLQQFGQHVRTMVLDGAIDPAVPPLEETLRQNASFQEAFNTYAADCAKSADCPLGQDPGQWVNRYHQLVDPLVQQPGRTDDPRGLSYSDAVIGTGNALYSPRYWLLLTSGLLGLQRGTAADDLLGLADVYQGRDSQGHYSNRRDAFNAVRCADSPVPTDPTAWVAFDQRLRQVAPFLSYGSFTGFAPRDICAFWPVPATSSPAPAAPAPPGSVLVVSTTRDPATPYQAGVDLARQLQAPLISFDGTQHTVVFNGQQCVDSATVDYLVDRVLPPANLFC, encoded by the coding sequence ATGCTCCACACCAGGCTCCCGGGCTCGATGCTGCTCTCGATCGCCCTACTGGCCGGTGTGGCAGCCCCCGCCGCGCAGGCGGAACCCGCGCAACCGGCTGCCCAGCAACAGGTTTGGACGGATTGCGCGCGCTTCGGCTACGGGCCGGAGATGCTGCCCACCGCCCAGTGCACCACGGTGAGCGTGCCGCAGGCGGAGCTGGCCGTGATCAAGATCCCGGCGTCGGGTGAGCGCATCGGCCCGCTGTTCGTGAACCCGGGCGGCCCGGGCGCCTCGGCGGTGGACACCGTGGCCGGGATGGGCCGGGCGCTGGCCGGCAGCCCCGTCAACGAGCACTTCGACCTGGTCGGGGTAGACCCGCGCGGGATCGGGCACTCCACCCCGCAACTGCGGTGCCGCACCGACGCCGAGTTCGATGCCTGGCGCCGCGACCCGATGGTGGACTACACCCCGGCCGGGGTGGCGGCCATCGAGGCCCGCTACCGCGAGTTCGCCCAGCAGTGCGCCGACCGGATGGGCACGGAGTTCCTGGCCGCAGTCGGCGCAGTCGACGCGGCGCGCGATCTCGACACCGTGCGGCAGATCCTCGGCGACGACCAGCTGAACTATCTCGGATTCAGTTACGGCACCCAGATCGGCACGTCGTATCTGCAGCAGTTCGGCCAACACGTGCGGACCATGGTGCTCGACGGCGCCATCGATCCCGCCGTGCCGCCGCTGGAGGAGACCCTGCGCCAGAACGCCAGCTTCCAGGAGGCGTTCAACACCTACGCCGCGGACTGCGCCAAGTCCGCCGACTGCCCGCTCGGACAGGACCCGGGGCAGTGGGTCAACCGGTACCACCAACTGGTGGATCCGCTGGTGCAGCAGCCGGGTCGCACCGACGATCCGCGCGGGCTGAGTTACTCCGACGCGGTGATCGGCACCGGCAACGCGCTGTACTCGCCGCGGTACTGGCTGTTGCTGACCAGCGGTCTGCTGGGGCTGCAGCGCGGCACCGCGGCCGACGACCTGCTGGGACTGGCCGACGTGTACCAGGGCCGTGACTCCCAAGGGCACTACAGCAACCGGCGCGACGCGTTCAATGCGGTGCGGTGCGCCGATTCCCCGGTGCCGACCGACCCGACCGCGTGGGTGGCCTTCGATCAGCGGCTGCGCCAGGTGGCGCCCTTCCTGTCCTACGGCAGCTTCACCGGGTTTGCCCCCCGCGACATCTGCGCGTTCTGGCCGGTCCCCGCCACCTCCTCACCCGCGCCGGCCGCCCCCGCACCGCCGGGATCGGTGTTGGTGGTCTCCACCACTCGCGATCCCGCCACCCCGTACCAGGCGGGGGTGGACCTGGCCCGTCAGCTGCAGGCACCGTTGATCAGCTTCGACGGCACCCAGCACACCGTGGTGTTCAACGGCCAGCAGTGCGTGGACAGCGCGACGGTGGACTACCTGGTGGATCGGGTTCTGCCTCCGGCGAACCTCTTTTGCTGA
- a CDS encoding alpha/beta hydrolase, with the protein MSLLPRRRSLRATVAGVTIAGLVLTVGGCSRQVDGEATTAGAGASAPVAWEPCQLNAPATIEVPEGTECGLLAVPVDYDVADGDSLDLALIRFPATGEKIGSLVFNPGGPGESGIEAAFGLLPTLPPEIREHFDFVGFDPRGVASSSPALWCNSDADNDRQRAEPVIEYTQEGVDYLNEQTQEYVQRCIDKMGVDFLANVGTDNVARDLDRIRQAVGDEKLTFLGYSYGTRIGTTYAEMYPQNVRAMILDGAIDPNADPVEADIAQAAAFQSAFNDFAADCATSPDCPLGTDPAKAVEVYRDLLDPWQQTPAPTADPRGLSHYDATTATIMALYSPTLWRHLTQGLAELREGRGDTLLILADLYMRRDGNGHYTNATDVRMAVNCMDEQRVTDMATLVDEDRRLREVAPFLATGEFTGLVPEPTCNKWPVPPTSEPHELSVPDLPATLVVSITGDPATPYEAGVKLADQLGGGLVTFKGTQHTVVFRGNSCVDDYAVKYLVDGAVPGPDTEC; encoded by the coding sequence ATGAGTCTGTTACCCCGACGTCGGTCCCTGCGTGCCACCGTGGCCGGGGTGACCATCGCGGGACTGGTGCTCACCGTCGGGGGCTGCAGCAGGCAGGTCGATGGCGAGGCCACCACGGCAGGAGCCGGTGCCAGCGCGCCGGTGGCGTGGGAGCCCTGCCAGCTGAATGCCCCTGCCACCATCGAGGTGCCCGAGGGCACGGAATGCGGATTGCTGGCCGTCCCCGTCGACTACGACGTCGCCGACGGCGACTCCCTGGACCTGGCGTTGATCCGGTTCCCGGCCACCGGAGAGAAGATCGGGTCGCTGGTGTTCAACCCCGGCGGGCCGGGGGAGTCCGGAATCGAAGCCGCCTTCGGGCTGTTGCCGACGCTGCCGCCCGAGATCCGCGAGCACTTCGACTTCGTGGGCTTCGACCCCCGGGGGGTGGCGTCCTCGTCGCCCGCCCTGTGGTGCAACTCCGACGCCGACAACGACCGTCAGCGCGCCGAACCGGTGATCGAGTACACCCAGGAAGGCGTGGACTACCTCAACGAGCAGACCCAGGAATACGTCCAACGCTGCATCGACAAGATGGGGGTGGACTTCCTGGCCAACGTGGGCACCGACAACGTCGCCCGCGATCTGGACCGGATCCGTCAGGCGGTCGGTGACGAGAAGCTGACCTTTCTCGGCTACTCCTACGGCACCCGGATCGGCACCACCTACGCCGAGATGTACCCGCAGAACGTGCGGGCGATGATCCTCGACGGCGCCATCGACCCCAACGCTGACCCGGTGGAGGCCGACATCGCTCAGGCGGCGGCGTTCCAGTCGGCGTTCAACGACTTTGCCGCGGACTGCGCCACGAGTCCGGACTGCCCGTTGGGTACCGATCCCGCGAAAGCCGTTGAGGTGTACCGGGATCTGCTGGACCCGTGGCAGCAGACCCCGGCGCCCACCGCCGATCCGCGCGGGCTGTCGCACTACGACGCCACCACCGCCACCATCATGGCGCTGTACTCGCCGACGCTGTGGCGCCACCTCACCCAGGGCCTGGCCGAACTGCGTGAGGGCCGCGGTGACACCCTGCTGATCCTGGCCGACCTGTACATGCGGCGTGACGGCAACGGCCACTACACCAATGCCACCGACGTGCGGATGGCGGTCAACTGCATGGACGAGCAGCGCGTCACCGACATGGCGACCCTGGTGGACGAGGACCGCAGGCTGCGCGAGGTCGCGCCGTTCCTGGCCACCGGCGAGTTCACGGGCCTGGTCCCCGAGCCCACGTGCAACAAGTGGCCGGTGCCGCCCACCAGCGAGCCGCACGAGCTCTCGGTGCCAGATCTGCCTGCGACACTGGTGGTCTCGATCACCGGCGACCCGGCCACGCCGTATGAGGCCGGCGTGAAACTGGCCGACCAGCTCGGCGGCGGGCTGGTGACCTTCAAGGGCACCCAGCACACCGTGGTGTTCCGCGGGAACTCCTGCGTCGACGACTATGCGGTGAAATACCTGGTCGACGGCGCCGTGCCGGGCCCCGACACCGAGTGCTGA
- a CDS encoding WS/DGAT/MGAT family O-acyltransferase produces the protein MQRLSGLDASFLYLETPSQPLHVCSILDVDTSTMPGGYTFDKLRDELVVRIAAMPEFRDKLADSFFNLDHPVWVEDKDFDVDRHLHRIALPAPGGRAELSEICGHIASLPLERSRPLWEMWVIENVAGTDVHAGGRMAVMTKVHHAAVDGVTGANLMSQLCSTEADAAAPEPVAGSGDANTLELAATGLVRFANRPVHLAAKTLPATVTTVVDTVRRALSGAAMTSPFTAPQTAFNTTVTPHRNVAYAQLDLEDVKKVKNHFGVKVNDVVMALVAGALRAYLADRDELPDSPLVAMVPVSVHDRSDRPGRNKVSGMFASLQTHIGDPAERLSAIADATSVAKEHSSAIAATLLQDWSQFAAPAVFGAAMRLYASSRLTEARPVHNLVVSNVPGPQVPLYFLGSEVKAMYPLGPIFHGSGLNITVMSLSGKLDVGLISCPELLPDLWSMADDFAVGMEELLAACNR, from the coding sequence ATGCAACGGCTCAGCGGGCTCGACGCCAGCTTCCTGTATCTCGAAACTCCGTCGCAGCCGTTGCACGTGTGCTCCATCCTCGACGTCGACACCTCGACGATGCCCGGGGGCTACACGTTCGACAAGCTGCGTGACGAACTGGTGGTCCGCATCGCCGCCATGCCGGAGTTCCGCGACAAGCTGGCCGACAGCTTCTTCAACCTCGATCACCCAGTGTGGGTGGAGGACAAGGACTTCGACGTCGACCGGCATCTGCACCGGATCGCGCTACCGGCCCCCGGTGGCCGTGCCGAGCTGTCCGAGATCTGCGGGCACATCGCCTCGCTGCCACTGGAGCGCTCCCGGCCACTGTGGGAGATGTGGGTCATCGAGAACGTCGCGGGCACCGACGTGCACGCCGGCGGCCGGATGGCGGTGATGACCAAGGTCCACCACGCCGCCGTCGACGGCGTGACCGGTGCGAACCTGATGTCGCAGCTGTGCTCCACCGAGGCCGATGCCGCTGCGCCCGAACCCGTGGCGGGTTCCGGCGATGCCAACACCCTGGAGCTCGCGGCCACCGGGCTGGTGCGTTTTGCCAACCGGCCCGTGCACCTGGCCGCCAAAACGCTACCCGCGACCGTCACCACGGTGGTGGACACCGTGCGTCGGGCCCTGTCCGGCGCCGCCATGACCAGTCCGTTCACCGCACCGCAGACGGCGTTCAACACCACCGTCACCCCGCACCGCAACGTCGCCTACGCCCAACTGGACCTCGAGGACGTCAAGAAGGTCAAGAACCACTTCGGGGTGAAGGTCAACGACGTGGTGATGGCACTGGTGGCCGGGGCGCTACGGGCCTACCTGGCCGACCGCGACGAACTGCCCGACAGCCCGCTGGTGGCGATGGTGCCGGTGTCGGTGCACGACCGCTCGGACCGCCCCGGGCGCAACAAGGTCTCGGGCATGTTCGCAAGCCTGCAGACCCACATCGGCGACCCCGCCGAACGGCTGAGTGCCATCGCCGACGCCACTTCGGTTGCCAAGGAACACAGTTCGGCGATCGCGGCGACGCTGCTGCAGGACTGGTCGCAGTTTGCCGCCCCCGCGGTGTTCGGGGCCGCCATGCGGCTGTACGCCAGCTCCCGGCTCACCGAGGCCCGCCCGGTGCACAACCTGGTGGTGTCCAACGTGCCCGGCCCGCAGGTGCCGCTGTACTTCCTGGGCTCAGAGGTCAAGGCCATGTATCCGCTGGGGCCGATCTTCCACGGCTCGGGCCTGAACATCACCGTGATGTCGCTGAGCGGCAAATTGGACGTGGGCCTGATCTCCTGCCCGGAACTGCTGCCCGACCTGTGGTCGATGGCCGACGACTTCGCCGTCGGCATGGAGGAGCTGCTGGCCGCCTGCAACCGCTGA
- the panB gene encoding 3-methyl-2-oxobutanoate hydroxymethyltransferase: MQEQRLYGASSEPKKRIKVRTHHLQQWKSEGHKWAMLTAYDFSTARVFDDAEIPVLLVGDSAANVVYGYDTTVPITIDELIPLVRGVVKGAPHALVVADLPFGSYEGGAAQALATATRFLKETGAHAVKLEGGERVAEQIATLTQAGIPVIAHIGFTPQSVNGLGGFKVQGRGDAAEQTIADAIAVAEAGAVAVVLEMVPAELATQITGKLTIPTVGIGAGPNCDAQVLVWQDMAGMTSGRTAKFVKRFGDVGGELRRAATEYAGEVASGSFPAEEHSF, translated from the coding sequence ATGCAAGAACAACGTCTATACGGCGCTTCCTCCGAGCCCAAGAAGCGCATCAAGGTACGCACGCATCATCTGCAGCAGTGGAAGAGCGAAGGCCACAAGTGGGCCATGCTCACCGCCTACGACTTCTCCACCGCGCGGGTGTTCGACGACGCCGAGATCCCGGTGCTGCTGGTGGGTGATTCCGCCGCCAACGTCGTCTACGGCTACGACACCACCGTGCCGATCACCATCGACGAGCTGATTCCGCTGGTGCGCGGTGTGGTCAAGGGCGCCCCGCATGCACTGGTGGTGGCCGACCTGCCGTTCGGTTCCTACGAAGGGGGCGCTGCGCAGGCGCTGGCGACGGCCACCCGGTTCCTCAAGGAGACCGGTGCGCACGCGGTGAAGCTCGAGGGCGGCGAGCGGGTGGCCGAGCAGATCGCCACGCTCACCCAGGCCGGCATCCCAGTGATCGCGCACATCGGCTTCACCCCGCAGAGCGTCAACGGCCTGGGCGGTTTCAAGGTGCAGGGCCGCGGCGACGCCGCTGAGCAGACCATCGCCGATGCCATCGCCGTGGCCGAGGCCGGCGCGGTGGCCGTGGTACTGGAGATGGTGCCGGCCGAATTGGCCACGCAGATCACCGGCAAGCTCACCATCCCCACCGTCGGCATCGGCGCGGGCCCCAACTGCGACGCGCAGGTGCTGGTCTGGCAGGACATGGCCGGCATGACCTCCGGGCGCACCGCCAAGTTCGTCAAGCGTTTCGGCGATGTGGGCGGCGAATTGCGCCGCGCAGCAACCGAATACGCCGGCGAGGTGGCCAGCGGTTCCTTCCCCGCCGAGGAACACTCCTTCTGA